The proteins below are encoded in one region of Planctopirus limnophila DSM 3776:
- a CDS encoding argonaute/piwi family protein, whose protein sequence is MKQLNSSHQPIERREYLPEWPGFHRVFGLHMKGAGGACHVELDSSVEGEFQDSSTPQIVLADRLVRAVQALETRRPDFDVLFIYLPQRWEAGFVGKAGDDFDLHDHLKAATAARRLPIQIVREDKALSYPCRASVMWRVGLALYAKAGGVPWKLADVDPETAYIGISYAQRPVESDRPRFVTCCSQVFDAEGSGLEFVAYDAHEFDLQRDNPFLSRTEMFRVMTRSMDLYRRRHAGRTPRRVMVHKTTEFKREEVDGCMEALHLCEAVDLVQIVESVGWRGVRIDPQGGATRGAAAGYPVARGTLVGLSPRECLLWTHGDVRGISDRGAYFQGSRSTPVPLRLVRHAGHGTWDDAARAVLALSKMDWNNDALYDPLPVTLGYSKVLARVVKRMRGLGSAPYQFRFFM, encoded by the coding sequence ATGAAGCAACTCAATTCCTCGCATCAGCCAATTGAACGCAGAGAGTACCTGCCAGAGTGGCCGGGGTTTCACAGAGTCTTTGGTCTTCATATGAAAGGAGCGGGCGGAGCTTGTCATGTTGAACTCGATTCAAGTGTAGAGGGTGAATTCCAAGATTCTTCAACTCCGCAGATTGTTTTGGCCGACCGTCTTGTACGGGCGGTTCAAGCGCTCGAAACTCGGCGTCCCGATTTCGATGTGCTTTTCATTTATCTTCCGCAGCGGTGGGAAGCCGGATTTGTAGGGAAGGCTGGCGACGATTTCGATCTTCACGACCACCTGAAGGCTGCTACCGCCGCTCGAAGATTGCCCATTCAGATTGTTCGCGAAGACAAAGCGCTCTCGTATCCGTGTCGGGCCAGCGTGATGTGGCGGGTCGGATTAGCTCTATACGCCAAAGCGGGTGGCGTGCCATGGAAACTGGCAGACGTTGATCCGGAGACTGCCTATATTGGGATTTCGTATGCCCAGCGCCCAGTGGAATCGGATCGGCCCCGGTTCGTCACCTGTTGTAGTCAGGTATTCGATGCTGAGGGTTCGGGACTGGAGTTCGTCGCATACGATGCTCATGAATTCGACCTTCAACGAGATAATCCATTCCTTTCCAGGACGGAGATGTTTCGAGTTATGACGCGTTCAATGGACCTTTACAGACGACGGCATGCTGGGCGCACTCCACGTCGGGTCATGGTCCATAAAACCACTGAATTCAAACGTGAGGAAGTCGATGGGTGCATGGAAGCTCTGCACCTTTGTGAAGCGGTTGACCTTGTTCAAATTGTTGAGAGCGTCGGATGGCGCGGTGTCCGAATCGACCCTCAGGGCGGTGCGACAAGAGGGGCAGCAGCAGGTTATCCGGTTGCACGGGGCACGTTGGTTGGACTTAGCCCACGCGAATGTTTGCTCTGGACGCATGGAGATGTGCGAGGAATCAGCGACCGTGGAGCGTATTTTCAGGGCTCTCGTAGCACTCCAGTTCCGCTTCGTCTGGTGCGACATGCTGGACATGGAACGTGGGACGACGCGGCGAGAGCCGTCCTTGCTCTATCAAAAATGGATTGGAATAACGACGCCCTTTACGATCCGCTGCCTGTCACCCTCGGATATTCAAAGGTCTTGGCGCGCGTCGTGAAACGGATGCGTGGACTGGGAAGTGCGCCATATCAATTCCGCTTCTTCATGTAA
- a CDS encoding transposase, which yields MLKSGISWADLPERFGLHNLVWRRYNRWCLRGTWQKIAQALQDPELEEVQIDSTTAKAHPVAATGRRQAKEKS from the coding sequence GTGCTCAAATCTGGGATTTCATGGGCAGATCTCCCCGAGCGATTTGGTTTACATAACTTGGTTTGGAGGCGGTATAACCGCTGGTGCCTGAGAGGAACATGGCAGAAGATTGCCCAGGCTCTGCAAGATCCAGAACTGGAAGAAGTTCAGATCGATTCGACGACGGCCAAAGCCCATCCCGTCGCCGCGACAGGGCGCCGTCAGGCCAAGGAAAAAAGTTGA
- a CDS encoding AAA family ATPase, giving the protein MATAQQLKALLQSYSEADSEMFVSVALQIAAHEARTGKGKFALEIKKLVDEIKGKQRSSSLGESVPITRPTGELATLLSATYPHTKLAEMVLAPEQRESLELVIREYCQQGKLREYGLSARRKLLLVGPPGVGKTMTSWALAGELKLPHFTVQLHSLITKYMGETAAKLFAVFEAMRHTRGVYLFDEFDAIGSMRAGSNDVGEIRRVLNSFLQFLEQDDSDSLIVAATNLEEILDEALFRRFDDVIRYQLPTEIELRDLIANRLAAFKIDNKELREMASQAQGLSHAEICRACDEAAKVAVLDDRRKIAREDVQRAIRLRQERKRSVR; this is encoded by the coding sequence ATGGCCACGGCACAACAACTCAAAGCCCTGTTGCAAAGCTATAGCGAGGCGGACAGTGAAATGTTCGTCTCAGTCGCGTTGCAGATTGCTGCGCATGAAGCGCGAACGGGTAAAGGTAAATTTGCGTTAGAAATCAAGAAGCTCGTCGACGAAATTAAGGGAAAGCAGCGATCCTCCAGCCTGGGAGAATCGGTTCCGATCACTCGTCCGACCGGAGAATTGGCGACACTGCTTTCCGCGACGTATCCCCACACGAAGCTGGCGGAGATGGTACTGGCTCCGGAACAGCGAGAGTCGCTGGAGTTGGTCATCCGTGAATATTGTCAGCAGGGAAAACTACGAGAATATGGACTCTCTGCCCGCCGGAAACTGCTGTTGGTTGGTCCTCCGGGCGTCGGTAAGACGATGACTTCGTGGGCTCTGGCAGGAGAGTTGAAGCTACCGCACTTCACAGTGCAGCTACATTCGCTCATCACAAAGTACATGGGAGAGACCGCCGCCAAGCTCTTTGCGGTCTTTGAGGCGATGCGGCATACGCGTGGGGTCTACCTGTTCGATGAATTCGATGCGATTGGCTCGATGCGAGCTGGTAGTAATGATGTGGGAGAAATCCGTCGCGTGTTGAACTCCTTCCTGCAATTTCTGGAGCAGGACGACTCGGACAGCCTGATTGTGGCTGCAACCAATCTGGAAGAGATCTTGGATGAAGCATTGTTCCGGCGGTTTGACGATGTGATTAGGTATCAACTGCCGACCGAAATAGAACTCCGGGATTTGATCGCCAATCGCTTGGCAGCCTTCAAGATTGACAACAAAGAATTGCGAGAAATGGCAAGCCAAGCTCAAGGACTTAGCCATGCAGAGATTTGCCGTGCCTGTGATGAGGCGGCGAAAGTGGCTGTCCTGGATGATCGACGAAAAATTGCCAGAGAAGATGTTCAGCGTGCAATTCGCTTACGCCAGGAACGCAAACGCTCCGTGAGGTAG
- a CDS encoding IS5 family transposase has translation MPSPRQGAVRPRKKVEADERRCPGRSRGGLTTKVHAAVDGRGRLLKLILTPGHAGDAPVGEKLLEGLCANHVLADASYDSDANRLRVKRIWAQACIKPKANRKARKRCIKERYRHRNVIKRFFGALKRFRRIGTRNDKKAANFAGFL, from the coding sequence ATCCCGTCGCCGCGACAGGGCGCCGTCAGGCCAAGGAAAAAAGTTGAGGCCGATGAACGACGCTGCCCGGGACGCAGTCGCGGTGGATTGACGACGAAAGTTCACGCCGCTGTGGATGGTCGAGGCCGCCTTCTCAAGTTGATACTGACTCCCGGCCATGCAGGCGATGCCCCTGTGGGAGAAAAGCTGCTGGAAGGTCTTTGTGCGAATCATGTCTTGGCAGACGCATCCTACGACAGCGACGCGAACCGGCTGCGTGTGAAGCGGATCTGGGCACAGGCGTGTATCAAACCGAAGGCAAACCGGAAGGCGAGAAAGCGGTGCATCAAGGAACGCTACCGGCATCGGAACGTGATCAAGAGGTTTTTCGGAGCCCTGAAACGCTTTCGACGTATCGGCACCCGTAATGATAAGAAAGCCGCGAACTTCGCGGGCTTCCTCTGA
- a CDS encoding SIR2 family protein, whose protein sequence is MDASSDVPQLGLDDFARRFALRAKNLMWMLGAGASASAGIPTASDMIWEFKQRLFVSQRRVSPQTVADLSNSVVRAQLQAHIDSSGQLASAGSPEEYASLFESVYPAETDRRAYLDSKLNGAKPSVGHLAIATLMQSDLTRILWTTNFDSLVADACAKVYGNTGALATVGLDAPEVATQLVGDQRWPIEIKLHGDFRSRRLKNTDDELRHQDVRLRQLLVECCRRFGLVVAGYSGRDDSIMDALEEAVTSGAFPAGLFWLQRGDGRPLPRVEQLLRHAMASNIEVALIPIENFDETLRDVTRLLEGIDTKVLDAFSSERRHWSGAPPPTGRMGWPVVRFNALPIQTPTVCRRVVCEIGGHAEVADAVKQVGVNVLVGRVSSGVLAFGQDSEIRQAFSNHAISEFDLHTIEKARLRYDSGERGLLRAALTTALVRERGLDAFRHRRADLLAPQNPSDPRWARLKALTGSISGSVPRDSELTWREGIGVRLDWAEERLWVLIEPRVVFVGMTEANRAAATDFARERTVKRYNRQLNDVIEFWAKYLEGDGIEIRALGIGNGVDATFSIGSETAYSRRLSP, encoded by the coding sequence ATGGATGCATCCAGTGATGTTCCGCAACTCGGTTTGGACGACTTCGCTCGGCGTTTCGCGTTGCGAGCCAAAAATCTGATGTGGATGCTGGGTGCCGGGGCTTCAGCTTCGGCGGGAATTCCAACCGCTTCGGATATGATTTGGGAATTCAAGCAGCGGCTTTTTGTGAGTCAGAGGCGAGTTTCTCCGCAAACAGTGGCCGACCTCTCCAATTCAGTAGTGCGTGCCCAGCTTCAGGCTCACATTGATTCATCCGGTCAATTGGCTTCCGCTGGCTCACCAGAAGAATACGCGAGCTTGTTCGAATCTGTTTATCCAGCAGAAACTGATCGACGAGCATACTTAGATTCAAAGTTGAACGGAGCAAAGCCATCGGTCGGGCACCTAGCGATCGCGACGCTCATGCAATCCGATCTCACCAGGATTTTGTGGACGACTAACTTCGATTCGCTCGTTGCCGACGCCTGTGCCAAGGTCTACGGAAACACTGGAGCATTGGCAACGGTGGGGTTGGACGCTCCTGAAGTGGCGACACAACTCGTTGGAGATCAACGTTGGCCAATTGAAATCAAATTGCACGGAGATTTTCGATCAAGGCGATTAAAAAACACTGACGACGAGTTGCGACACCAAGATGTCCGCTTGCGCCAGCTTCTAGTCGAATGTTGTCGACGATTTGGTCTTGTGGTCGCTGGCTACAGCGGACGCGACGATTCAATCATGGACGCCCTGGAGGAAGCCGTGACCAGTGGGGCTTTTCCTGCTGGATTGTTCTGGTTGCAACGCGGAGACGGTCGCCCATTGCCCCGCGTAGAACAATTACTCCGCCATGCAATGGCATCGAATATCGAAGTGGCCTTGATTCCGATTGAGAATTTTGACGAAACACTTCGGGATGTGACGCGTCTTCTAGAAGGAATCGACACAAAAGTGCTCGATGCTTTCAGCTCAGAGCGACGTCACTGGAGTGGTGCACCGCCTCCCACCGGCAGGATGGGATGGCCAGTGGTAAGGTTTAATGCACTTCCAATTCAAACGCCTACCGTTTGTCGACGCGTTGTATGTGAAATTGGCGGACATGCCGAAGTTGCGGACGCAGTTAAGCAAGTTGGTGTTAATGTATTGGTTGGACGTGTGAGTTCTGGCGTATTGGCGTTCGGTCAGGATTCAGAGATTCGTCAGGCATTTTCTAATCATGCGATTTCAGAATTCGATTTACACACAATCGAAAAAGCGAGATTGCGGTATGATTCGGGTGAGCGTGGCTTGCTTCGAGCGGCGCTTACTACGGCACTAGTTCGAGAGCGGGGACTCGATGCTTTTCGACATCGTCGGGCAGACTTGCTCGCGCCTCAGAACCCCAGCGATCCTCGCTGGGCACGGCTTAAAGCGTTAACTGGTTCTATAAGCGGGTCGGTCCCAAGGGATTCAGAATTAACCTGGAGAGAAGGAATTGGAGTTCGTTTAGACTGGGCGGAAGAGCGGCTATGGGTACTCATCGAGCCGCGAGTGGTGTTCGTAGGAATGACAGAAGCCAATCGAGCCGCTGCTACTGACTTTGCACGCGAAAGAACAGTGAAACGCTACAACAGGCAATTGAATGATGTGATTGAATTCTGGGCCAAGTACCTCGAAGGTGATGGTATTGAGATTCGAGCGCTGGGAATTGGCAATGGCGTTGACGCAACGTTCTCAATTGGTTCGGAAACAGCGTACTCTCGAAGGCTTTCTCCATGA
- a CDS encoding DEAD/DEAH box helicase, with product MKHHPDELLAEPIRRSLWRMGWNKLRPLQEHAITAVMQRKSDLILAARTAAGKTEAAFLPILSDVCTAPVGSVRALYIGPLKALINDQFRRLEELCEYAEIPVHRWHGDVSADKKKQLVTCPGGVLLITPESLESLLINRSTALSRIFHSLSFVVIDELHALLGNERGTQLRSQLYRLDHHAITRPRILALSATIGDLKAAAEWIRPGDQDSVEIICDEGDEKRIQFRLHAYSQILDKDSDPSDPEYVSPEDVFQELFDNYRGSKNLIFANSKSVIELTTDRLNELGRKNSTGEEFLIHHGSISKDIREETERLMQGQRPYTAICSSTLELGIDIGNVRGVGQIGPCWSVSSMLQRLGRSGRRDGETHQLRMFIIEKHPGAHSELSDRLYPDLLQGIALTELMLDRWVESPRTRPFDLSTLTQQILSVIAERGGILATSLFDQLVCDGVFSFINSQQFVTLLRGLASHDLIEQTPDGLLILGLFGERFVRHYEFYAAFISPLEYRVVSGSRVLGRLTRENVPPLGEHLILAGRRWQVVNVDHEREEVQVQSARGRKPPMFFSSGGEIAHEIRVKMREVLQSSAVPVYLDSFAVKLLNEARQVATDSGLATSDVVPLTNDVVEWFPWTGTAVMRTLQLLFEWAGVSAELRPRGLSFSIEFCEENRSSLERILRQTPFGLELAQLSHQLVRRKWDNFIPESLLQESFAADCLDLPGALRSLRTFVSN from the coding sequence ATGAAGCACCATCCCGATGAACTTCTCGCCGAACCAATTCGGCGTAGCCTCTGGAGAATGGGCTGGAATAAGCTACGCCCATTGCAGGAACATGCTATTACTGCTGTGATGCAGAGAAAATCAGATTTGATTCTTGCAGCACGGACTGCGGCTGGCAAAACAGAGGCTGCGTTTCTGCCAATCCTTTCAGATGTCTGTACTGCTCCTGTCGGATCTGTCAGAGCTCTCTACATTGGGCCACTCAAAGCACTCATCAATGATCAGTTTCGTCGTCTTGAAGAACTTTGTGAGTATGCAGAAATCCCAGTCCACCGTTGGCATGGAGATGTTTCGGCCGACAAAAAGAAACAACTTGTCACTTGCCCTGGAGGCGTCTTATTAATTACGCCGGAATCACTTGAATCGCTGTTAATTAACCGCAGTACAGCCTTATCTCGAATCTTTCATTCCCTCTCCTTTGTCGTTATTGACGAACTCCATGCGTTGTTGGGAAATGAACGCGGCACGCAACTCCGGAGTCAACTTTACCGGCTTGACCACCACGCAATAACACGGCCTCGAATCCTTGCGCTATCTGCAACGATCGGTGATCTCAAAGCTGCTGCCGAGTGGATCCGACCAGGCGACCAGGACTCTGTCGAGATTATCTGTGATGAAGGTGACGAGAAACGGATTCAGTTTCGTCTGCATGCGTATTCGCAGATATTGGATAAAGACTCAGATCCATCAGATCCTGAGTATGTCTCACCGGAGGATGTCTTTCAGGAACTCTTTGACAATTACCGCGGCTCAAAGAATTTGATTTTCGCGAACAGCAAATCCGTCATTGAATTGACGACTGATCGTCTGAACGAACTTGGGAGAAAAAATTCGACGGGAGAAGAGTTTCTAATCCATCATGGATCAATCTCCAAAGACATTCGCGAAGAGACAGAGCGGCTGATGCAGGGCCAACGCCCTTATACTGCAATTTGTTCTTCAACACTTGAACTAGGGATCGATATTGGAAATGTTCGCGGAGTGGGTCAAATTGGCCCCTGCTGGTCTGTAAGTTCGATGCTGCAGCGGTTGGGCCGGAGTGGACGTCGTGATGGAGAAACTCATCAGCTTCGCATGTTCATCATTGAGAAGCATCCTGGAGCACATAGCGAACTTTCAGATCGTCTCTACCCAGACCTGCTCCAGGGAATTGCGTTGACAGAACTGATGCTTGATCGATGGGTGGAATCTCCTCGCACACGACCATTTGATCTCAGTACGCTCACGCAACAGATTCTCAGTGTTATCGCTGAAAGGGGTGGTATTTTAGCGACGTCACTCTTCGACCAACTTGTTTGCGATGGCGTCTTCAGTTTCATCAACTCCCAGCAATTCGTGACACTTCTAAGGGGACTCGCAAGTCATGATTTGATTGAACAAACACCAGATGGCCTGTTGATACTCGGGTTGTTCGGCGAACGATTTGTTCGTCATTATGAATTCTATGCGGCTTTCATTTCACCTTTAGAATATCGAGTGGTTTCGGGAAGTCGTGTCCTGGGGCGACTCACTAGGGAAAATGTACCACCTCTGGGAGAACATTTGATTCTTGCAGGCCGTCGCTGGCAGGTGGTGAATGTCGATCACGAGAGGGAAGAGGTTCAAGTACAGTCGGCCCGTGGTCGTAAACCCCCAATGTTTTTTAGTAGTGGTGGCGAGATCGCTCATGAGATTCGAGTAAAAATGCGAGAGGTGCTGCAAAGTTCCGCTGTCCCTGTTTATCTGGATTCGTTTGCCGTGAAACTGCTGAATGAAGCTCGTCAAGTTGCAACGGATTCTGGGCTTGCCACATCAGATGTTGTTCCGCTTACCAATGACGTAGTTGAATGGTTTCCCTGGACGGGAACAGCCGTGATGCGAACGCTCCAACTGTTGTTTGAATGGGCGGGCGTCTCAGCAGAACTGCGACCGCGGGGCCTTTCCTTTTCGATTGAATTTTGCGAGGAGAATCGATCCAGCCTGGAGCGAATTCTTCGCCAAACGCCATTCGGATTGGAATTGGCTCAACTGAGCCATCAACTTGTACGACGCAAATGGGATAACTTTATCCCCGAGAGTTTGCTTCAGGAATCGTTTGCCGCAGATTGCCTCGACTTACCTGGCGCACTCAGGTCCCTCAGAACCTTCGTGAGCAATTAG
- a CDS encoding Hachiman antiphage defense system protein HamA, with amino-acid sequence MPWSNQHLGWLVQLSPPQKTADGKPIHVWAFQYDQTDKALMSSWAKHFRNHYCLDTQIDALRKGTGHTRSQYLLTMKFPSKTIAPGPSIRSGDFCEILVADFLQYNLNYFVPRTRYSSKTIKNESTKGGDILGFKILKSGKHSKNDELAIFEAKGALSGARKPPRLQDAVDDSIKDEIRKAESLNAIKQRYLDANAVNEIATIERFQNFADHPYKETYGAVAIFTSTAYCQTTLSKTDASKHPKSSGLSLMVIKGDDLMALVHTLYELAANEA; translated from the coding sequence ATGCCGTGGTCAAATCAGCACCTTGGATGGTTAGTCCAACTCTCGCCGCCGCAGAAGACAGCGGATGGGAAGCCGATTCATGTCTGGGCGTTTCAGTACGACCAGACGGATAAAGCGCTGATGTCGTCTTGGGCAAAGCATTTTCGCAACCACTACTGCCTCGATACGCAGATCGATGCCCTTCGCAAGGGGACTGGGCACACGAGAAGCCAGTATCTACTCACGATGAAGTTTCCGAGCAAAACGATCGCTCCTGGCCCCAGTATCCGATCAGGAGATTTCTGCGAAATCCTTGTGGCAGATTTCCTGCAATACAACTTGAATTACTTCGTACCGCGCACTCGGTATTCATCGAAAACGATTAAAAATGAATCAACAAAGGGCGGAGACATACTCGGATTCAAAATCCTGAAGTCGGGTAAGCATTCCAAAAACGATGAGCTTGCTATTTTTGAAGCCAAAGGAGCACTTTCAGGGGCAAGAAAGCCCCCCCGGCTTCAGGATGCAGTTGACGATTCAATCAAAGATGAGATTCGCAAAGCCGAGTCCTTGAATGCGATCAAGCAACGTTATCTGGATGCAAATGCTGTGAATGAGATCGCGACGATCGAGCGGTTTCAGAACTTCGCCGATCATCCATACAAGGAAACGTACGGCGCGGTCGCGATCTTCACGAGCACGGCGTATTGCCAAACAACTCTCTCCAAGACAGATGCTTCAAAGCACCCGAAATCCTCTGGATTATCGCTTATGGTGATTAAGGGCGATGATCTAATGGCGTTGGTACATACCTTATATGAGCTCGCTGCGAATGAAGCCTGA
- a CDS encoding ArdC family protein: MTDRVAKSWAADGPQSIRFTTSQSARHLGGIHESRRSIEKSDDALKELAEALKHGKIDTLLKYLDTLSRFHRYSFGNCILIGVQRPDASMVAGLHRWKQLGRWVKKDEKGIAILAPMVSRKDKESDSAEVGEEPSETRTSTLCGFRVAYVFDVQQTEGKELPEFAHLGGDPGDKIDRLVDITTERGIDVEFVDSLPGGANGVSLGGMVQVVSTLPAPQKFYTLVHYLAQEL; encoded by the coding sequence TTGACTGACCGCGTTGCCAAAAGCTGGGCCGCCGACGGGCCTCAATCAATCCGTTTCACGACTAGTCAGTCGGCTCGGCACCTTGGAGGCATTCATGAATCGAGAAGAAGCATTGAAAAAAGTGATGATGCGTTGAAGGAACTGGCTGAAGCATTGAAGCATGGCAAGATCGACACGTTGCTCAAGTACCTCGATACGCTCAGTCGCTTCCATCGGTATTCCTTTGGGAATTGCATTCTGATTGGTGTGCAACGGCCAGATGCCAGTATGGTGGCGGGTCTCCATCGCTGGAAGCAGTTGGGACGTTGGGTGAAGAAAGATGAGAAGGGGATTGCGATCCTCGCTCCTATGGTTTCTCGCAAAGACAAGGAGAGTGATTCGGCAGAAGTAGGGGAGGAACCGTCCGAAACACGAACCTCAACCTTATGTGGATTCCGCGTCGCGTATGTATTCGACGTTCAACAGACCGAGGGCAAGGAACTTCCAGAGTTCGCGCACCTTGGTGGAGATCCCGGTGACAAAATTGACCGCTTGGTCGATATCACCACAGAAAGAGGGATCGACGTCGAATTCGTGGATTCACTACCTGGCGGAGCCAATGGAGTTTCACTCGGAGGAATGGTGCAAGTTGTTTCAACGCTTCCGGCACCGCAGAAGTTCTATACGCTTGTTCACTATCTGGCACAGGAACTTTAG
- a CDS encoding S8 family peptidase, with amino-acid sequence MPDYRHFTLTGTRTSRGYTTPPPGGGDRKSLPYPDRATHGEKLLQDLERAERNAQARQQSEPIREGLQFIPMRFSEGSDFDLKLQSLAGNESSGIRILSVREKGTTKEYLVAVPDGKVAGLGKKFRKYRDEDSETGRPKNEDFAASVASIEAGELADYWTEPKGALPVSDHLLWWEVWLSSSPGDEVEAWFRRVAGEQKILVSSQQVRFPDRLVILAYATITQWEAFPGLLQYLAEFRRAKLVAGEFTRLNPASQAEYIQDLLSRTQFAPSDAVRVCLLDTGVDRGHPLLEASLSVTDLQSWREEWGANDHAGHGTELAGICLFGSLVGPLYDGEQIELKHRLESVKIIPPFGRNEPPDYGPITVGAMALAETSSPHSSRVFCLAVTVEGEDHWRPTLWSAAIDQACAGALDEQQRLVIISAGNLGEEVIGKNYPAENHVSSVEDPAQAWNALTVGAYTNMAWMDEVALEGYTPIAKPGSLSPASRTSLCWNENGPYKPDVVFEGGNYARNAQCFITSVEDLDLLTTASLTKTQALLGTTRNTSAATALAARMAAILQAEYPAYWPESIRGLMVHSAEWTPQMLEEFPFRDRRQRLKVYGMGVPNLTRARRSAEGFATMVIQDHLQPYKLTSGDNATHEMHFHHLPLPRKVLEELGSTPVRMRVTLSYFIEPNPPRRGYVARYQYASHGLRFSVRRPQETPERMIARLSTTEWPIENGKKKRPFETISDDRNWDLGPEAVSVRGSIHSDAWEGTAAQLALSNLIGVYPVSGWWRYRKDRTIVEKSARYSLIVSISTSDTTVDLYNIIANEISSRISAGIATEIPT; translated from the coding sequence ATGCCGGATTATCGACATTTTACGTTAACAGGCACTCGCACTTCACGAGGCTATACGACTCCTCCTCCTGGTGGTGGCGATCGCAAAAGTCTTCCTTATCCCGACCGAGCCACTCATGGTGAGAAGCTGCTTCAGGATCTGGAGCGTGCCGAGCGTAACGCACAGGCACGCCAACAATCAGAACCGATTCGGGAAGGCCTGCAATTCATCCCAATGCGGTTCAGCGAGGGATCGGACTTTGACCTCAAGCTCCAGAGTTTGGCAGGCAACGAGAGCAGCGGCATTCGCATTCTCAGCGTCCGGGAGAAGGGAACGACTAAGGAATATCTGGTTGCGGTTCCAGACGGCAAAGTCGCAGGACTGGGCAAAAAGTTTCGCAAGTACCGGGACGAGGATTCTGAGACAGGCCGTCCCAAAAACGAAGACTTTGCTGCCAGCGTGGCAAGCATCGAAGCGGGAGAGTTGGCCGATTACTGGACTGAACCAAAAGGCGCATTACCTGTCAGCGATCATTTGCTCTGGTGGGAGGTCTGGCTGAGTAGTTCTCCGGGTGATGAAGTGGAAGCCTGGTTTCGCCGCGTGGCTGGAGAACAAAAAATACTGGTCAGCTCACAGCAAGTTCGCTTTCCGGATCGCCTGGTGATTCTGGCGTATGCAACGATCACTCAATGGGAAGCTTTTCCTGGCCTCCTGCAATATCTCGCCGAGTTTCGACGGGCCAAACTGGTGGCGGGTGAGTTCACTCGTCTCAATCCCGCCAGTCAGGCAGAGTACATTCAGGATCTATTGTCACGTACTCAATTCGCTCCTAGTGATGCTGTGCGAGTTTGTCTGCTGGACACCGGAGTGGATCGCGGACACCCACTCCTGGAAGCCTCCCTGTCAGTCACAGATTTGCAGTCCTGGCGAGAGGAATGGGGGGCTAATGACCATGCTGGTCATGGAACAGAATTAGCGGGAATATGCCTGTTCGGTTCCCTTGTGGGGCCGCTCTATGACGGTGAGCAAATCGAACTGAAACATCGTCTCGAATCGGTAAAAATCATTCCACCTTTTGGCCGAAACGAGCCTCCGGATTATGGACCAATTACGGTGGGCGCGATGGCACTGGCGGAAACCTCCTCTCCTCATTCTTCACGTGTATTCTGTTTGGCAGTGACCGTTGAAGGAGAGGACCATTGGCGTCCGACATTATGGTCAGCCGCCATAGACCAGGCTTGCGCTGGTGCGCTGGATGAACAGCAACGATTGGTGATTATTTCTGCTGGCAATCTTGGTGAAGAAGTCATTGGTAAGAACTACCCGGCAGAGAATCATGTATCGAGTGTGGAAGATCCAGCGCAGGCCTGGAATGCCTTAACGGTTGGCGCTTATACAAACATGGCTTGGATGGATGAAGTGGCTCTGGAGGGATACACGCCGATCGCCAAACCGGGGAGTCTTTCGCCCGCGAGTCGCACATCCCTCTGCTGGAACGAGAACGGGCCATACAAACCCGATGTCGTTTTCGAAGGGGGTAACTACGCTCGCAATGCTCAGTGTTTTATCACAAGTGTTGAAGACCTGGATCTACTGACGACTGCCTCCCTCACAAAGACGCAAGCTCTCCTCGGAACGACACGGAATACGAGTGCTGCAACCGCTTTGGCGGCACGTATGGCTGCGATATTACAAGCAGAGTACCCCGCGTATTGGCCAGAATCGATCCGAGGTTTGATGGTCCACTCGGCGGAGTGGACACCGCAAATGCTGGAGGAATTTCCGTTTCGGGATCGTAGGCAACGACTGAAAGTCTATGGCATGGGGGTTCCGAACCTGACTCGGGCACGTCGTTCGGCAGAAGGATTCGCCACGATGGTGATTCAGGATCACTTGCAGCCATACAAGTTGACGTCGGGTGACAATGCCACGCATGAGATGCATTTTCATCACCTTCCTTTGCCCCGAAAAGTGCTGGAAGAGTTAGGAAGCACGCCCGTCCGAATGCGAGTAACCTTGTCTTACTTTATTGAACCCAACCCTCCCCGTCGCGGATATGTGGCGCGTTATCAGTATGCTTCGCACGGGTTGAGGTTCTCAGTACGTCGTCCCCAGGAGACACCAGAGCGTATGATCGCTCGTCTCTCGACTACAGAATGGCCGATTGAGAATGGGAAAAAGAAACGACCATTTGAAACAATTTCGGATGATCGAAATTGGGATCTGGGACCTGAGGCAGTCAGTGTTCGCGGCTCGATTCACTCGGATGCCTGGGAGGGAACTGCGGCTCAACTGGCATTATCAAACTTAATCGGAGTCTATCCTGTCAGCGGTTGGTGGCGTTATCGCAAGGATCGCACCATCGTTGAAAAGTCAGCCCGTTATTCGTTGATTGTCAGTATCTCGACTTCTGACACCACAGTGGACCTCTATAACATCATTGCGAATGAAATCAGCTCACGAATTTCTGCTGGTATCGCTACGGAGATTCCGACTTGA